In the genome of Bactrocera neohumeralis isolate Rockhampton unplaced genomic scaffold, APGP_CSIRO_Bneo_wtdbg2-racon-allhic-juicebox.fasta_v2 ctg2558, whole genome shotgun sequence, one region contains:
- the LOC126766802 gene encoding LOW QUALITY PROTEIN: uncharacterized protein LOC126766802 (The sequence of the model RefSeq protein was modified relative to this genomic sequence to represent the inferred CDS: inserted 4 bases in 3 codons) — translation MASSEPAAPSQTDDQVNSLHHFQQHSRLHFIGQWKTRMHDEFQTLFAEHPEWNHGRLSGQVTFIHVDLDAFFCSVQLAKKENEHLRRLPVGIAAGRFNSDISSCNYVARXHGIHAGMYVNAARALCPXLVILRYDLPACERVTKRLYHLFDAFTSAHPSVKISMEVYSIDEVMIATDSSDYDVLRGICERVRGDLYRSTGCTASCGIAPNIMLARLATRQAKPDGIRCISREDIPAVMRALPFCDIHGAGRTTRRKVLKVLEERSGDDDDAASSAVLCSHVQRLKREDLQAALGKKAGDTFYNLCRGDDYRLVRRTGDLEDQKAMGKTVPASVGCSMNYAVRPRCLDDVWHIVKQLIEEVSAKMKRVDAVAQALRVTVLERHPFYPKEPQKYMGRGPCVEAHIPVKFSHALDGEATELMLEAVKAALAPLMVTTRALSNEERGQQLGLEHQPSTAQVIWTVTLNSLRDVLVEDLRGMTIXATGLRPRRAENPALGRKRERNTEGQMTLAAAFFKGCKRPDTARDVEDVDAESLEVAPSVFSLTENSAHLVIEERGLTSTVPAHTTATGNTSSVQAGSGHGDNDASSTASVTNVEVPDARELSAAVLQGDAWRTTPGLFSLFQLGWTENYEEMWNAMCRDACRNEDISL, via the exons ATGGCGTCTTCTGAGCCGGCCGCACCCTCGCAGACGGACGACCAGGTGAACAGTTTGCACCATTTTCAGCAGCACTCACGGCTACATTTCATTGGCCAGTGGAAGACCCGCATGCACGATGAGTTCCAAACGTTGTTTGCCGAGCACCCCGAGTGGAATCATGGCCGCTTGTCGGGTCAAGTAACGTTTATTCACGTCGACCTTGATGCCTTTTTCTGCAGCGTGCAGCTCGCAAAAAAGGAAAACGAGCATCTCCGCAGGTTGCCAGTGGGTATCGCCGCGGGTCGCTTCAACAGCGACATTTCCTCTTGCAATTATGTGGCACG GCATGGCATCCATGCTGGCATGTACGTCAACGCGGCGCGTGCACTCTGTC AGCTTGTTATTTTACGGTACGACCTCCCCGCCTGCGAGCGCGTGACGAAGCGGCTGTACCACCTGTTTGACGCATTTACCTCTGCTCATCCGTCGGTGAAGATATCGATGGAGGTGTACAGCATCGACGAGGTCATGATTGCGACGGATAGCAGCGACTATGACGTTCTACGTGGGATCTGTGAGAGGGTTCGTGGTGACTTGTACCGCTCCACCGGTTGCACGGCTTCATGTGGGATTGCACCCAACATCATGCTTGCCCGCCTAGCGACGCGTCAGGCCAAACCCGACGGCATTCGCTGCATTTCACGCGAGGACATCCCCGCCGTGATGCGGGCGCTTCCTTTTTGCGACATCCACGGCGCAGGGCGGACGACGCGCCGAAAAGTGCTGAAGGTGCTCGAGGAACGGAGC GGCGACGATGACGACGCCGCGTCTTCGGCGGTTCTCTGCAGCCACGTGCAGCGTCTGAAGCGCGAGGATTTGCAGGCTGCACTGGGCAAAAAAGCCGGTGATACCTTTTACAATCTCTGTCGTGGCGACGACTACCGGCTGGTACGTCGCACAGGGGACCTTGAGGACCAAAAGGCAATGGGCAAAACCGTGCCAGCGTCCGTTGGCTGTTCAATGAACTACGCGGTTCGACCGCGGTGCCTCGACGACGTGTGGCACATTGTCAAGCAACTCATTGAGGAAGTTTCGGCAAAGATGAAGCGGGTGGACGCCGTCGCACAGGCGCTTCGCGTGACGGTGCTGGAAAGACATCCTTTCTATCCCAAGGAACCACAAAAGTACATGGGACGCGGTCCCTGTGTGGAGGCTCATATTCCTGTCAAGTTTTCTCATGCGCTTGATGGGGAGGCAACGGAGCTGATGCTTGAGGCTGTGAAGGCGGCTCTTGCCCCTCTCATGGTGACGACACGGGCCTTGTCAAACGAGGAACGCGGCCAGCAGCTGGGTCTGGAACACCAGCCGTCAACCGCGCAGGTGATATGGACTGTAACACTGAACTCATTGCGAGATGTCCTCGTGGAGGATCTTCGCGGAATGACCA CGGCGACCGGACTGCGACCACGCAGAGCGGAGAACCCCGCCCTCGGGCGGAAACGCGAGCGAAACACAGAAGGTCAGATGACGCTGGCCGCGGCTTTTTTCAAAGGCTGCAAGCGACCTGACACGGCAAGGGATGTCGAGGATGTTGACGCCGAGTCTCTCGAAGTCGCTCCTAGCGTCTTCAGCCTCACCGAAAACAGTGCGCACCTTGTGATCGAGGAACGAGGGTTGACAAGCACGGTGCCCGCTCACACAACCGCGACAGGTAACACATCCAGCGTTCAAGCAGGCAGCGGCCACGGTGACAATGACGCCTCGTCGACGGCGTCAGTCACCAACGTTGAGGTCCCAGACGCACGAGAGCTAAGCGCCGCCGTCCTACAAGGGGATGCGTGGCGCACGACGCCGGGgctattttctctttttcaacTCGGATGGACTGAAAACTACGAGGAAATGTGGAACGCCATGTGTAGAGACGCGTGCCGAAACGAGGATATCTCCTTGTGA